A window of Pungitius pungitius chromosome 19, fPunPun2.1, whole genome shotgun sequence genomic DNA:
TACTTCTCCACCCAGGCCGAGCGGGGTCAAGAGGTCACGACGCTGGACCCCGAAAAAGTCAGCCGCTACGCCCTGGAGAAGCTGTTGGAGTTCATCTACACCGGACAGATGAATCTCAGCAGGTGAAACGCCGTCAAATGCACCTTCGATGTTTGGGATCAAACGACTTGTAGCGTTGATTTAAagaatgattattttttttacgggCTTTTCAGCACCAGGCAGGCGGCTGTGCGCCGAGCCGCTCTGTTCCTGGGGATATCAGAGGCCACCAGGTACCTGGTGGAGACCCCCCACTGGTCCGAGTCCCAGTCGGAGGCGGATAAAGAAGCTGGTCTCTCTCCTGCGAGCCCGGCCTCTCCCGGCAGCCCCTGCTCGCCGCTTCCCCTGTCCATCGTCTCCGTCGTGGTCGGGTGTCAGGAGGAGGGGGCGCCCGGCGGggagcagcagaaagaggaggaggaggaggtggaggaggaggcggccgcGGAGGAGGCCGCCACTGCCTACGCGGATATCGTAGATGGGGAGAAGAGCGGCGAGGAGTACACCCCCGTCGCAGCCAAGAGCGTCgggagggggacggggaggaagaggggccGGCCGAAGAGAGTCAGCAGCGAGTTTGTGGAGCCGAGCGGCTCCGCCGATGCCACGCCCAAACCCCAGAGCAACAGGGGGAGGGGCAGaggcagggggcggggccgggggcgggggcggggcaGAGGAAGAGGGGCGGTCAAGACCCAGGATCTGTATTTGGAGGATTCTGACGGAAGCGTGAAAGATTTCGGGGACTTCTCTGAGGACTGGAGCCCCTCccaggaggacgacgacgacgacttcCTGGCAAAGAAGCCCCGGCTGAGCtacagggaggggggcaggggccGCGGCagaggaagggggcggggcagagggagaggaagggggcgTGGCCGTAGgaagatggtggaggaggagggggaagaagaggaggagagcggcgggGCGGGGACCGATGACGACTACGTCGTGGGGGAGGAGATGGACGACGGCGAGATCGGGGAACAGGAAATGGACGAGCTGTCGCTGTCGTGCACCGAGTGCAACAAGCTGTTCAAGGACGTGAGCAGCCTGCGGCGACACGAGAAGATCCACAAGGGCCTGAAGCCCTTCGTCTGCATCTTCTGCTCCAAGAACTTCAGGCAGGCGACGCAGCTGAAGACCCACCTGCGCATCCACACAGGTGGGGAATCGTAATGAAGCCTAATGAGTCTTTAAATGACATCACTTTGTCAGTTCTAGTTCAGTGCTTTGATTGTTGAGCCCTTAACTTTAAGCTCAAGTCTTTAAATGTTTGGTTTTGTACAACGCAAATACTCCCAAATACTCAATTTGAGGCACAGAAAAGGAGCAAATACACCATTTCTTTTCTTGATAAATACCCACAATTGATCTGCTTCGTGTCAGTAAACTAAGGATTGTCCTCTGAATGAAGGAAGCACGTCTAAGATCGACTTCATTAGAATAATCACATCTTTAATAACTGGAATTGAGTTGGATGGAAAATAACTTGTGATGATCACAATAAGGAGAAACATTTCGTACCGGCGTTCGTTTGCAGGCGAGAAGCCGTTCAACTGCTCCGAGTGCGACAAGTGCTTCGCTCAGAAGTGTCAGCTGGTCGCTCACCGCCGGATGCACCACGGCGAGGAGAAGCCGTACACCTGCGAGCGCTGTGGCTTCAAGTTCGCTACCTCGTCCAACTACAAGATACACATCAGGTATTACTACCACTCATTGGTAATATtatcaataataatattagCGTTCAGCCAACTGGTATTACTTTATCCAGCTATAATTTCACTCAAAACTTTATTATAACATTACTGACAAAAGCGTTGAACTAATTCACACAGCAGTAAGGAAAaagcatgtatttatttaactaaTTCCCTAAAAGTACGATGTAaaaacaaaggtgtgtgtgtgtgtgtgtgtgtcctcagactGCACAGTGGGGAGAAACCCTACGTCTGTGACATCTGCGGCCAGGCCTTCGCTCAGTCGAGCACGCTGACGTACCACAAGCGGCGGCACACGGGAGAGAAACCGTACCAGTGCGACCTGTGCGGCATGTCGTTCTCCGTCTCCTCGTCGCTCATCGCTCACGCCCGAAAACACACCGGTGGGACGCCTTCATGCCTCCTTGTTCGTTACCTCGTCGGCATTCCGGCTGTTTATGGTCAGAAAgaataatgtttgtgtgtgtgtgtgtgtgtgtgtgtgtgcgcgcttcagGTGAGACTCCGTACAAATGTGCGCAGTGCAACGGAAGCTTTGTGACGTCTTCCGagctgaagaaacacatgagGCGACTTCACCCGGGTGAGTTGTCCCCCCCGAGCCCGACCTCAAAGGACCTTATCAATACGTTTTATTATTGATCCCCACAAAGGAGAGACTCACAGACAACTCGCTTTGTTCTTCTCTGCGTGAGACCGAAACAATATGGGAGGAGTTACTTTAAAGTACCGGGACGCCAGAAACAAGGAAGGGctgtaaacgtgtgtgtgtgtgtgtgtgtgtgtgcgcagaggGAAACAACGGAGTGCAGTGTCTGCTGTGCGGAAACCGCTTTGCCAGCGTGAAGAACATGATTAAACACCAGGAGAAGGCTCACGCTGACGAAGTGCGGCAACACAAGGAGAGAGCCAGAGCaggtgagctgtgtgtgtgtgtgtgtgtgtgtgtgtgcgcagagagAGCGTCCCGATACACAGTAAGTGGTCTTACATTTCTctctgggtgggtgtgtgtgtgtcctcagtggTCCTCCTGGCCTCCAGTCACCCCGTGGCTTTCGTCCAGAGCAAACTCGCCCAGGAAAACAAAGTCATGGCGTCCATCCCTGAAGGCGGGGAGCCCACCAACCCTGACCCGACCACCCCCAAAGCCCCGCCCCCGACGTCTGCAGCCGCCACCGCCACCATGATACAGGACTTCAAGGCGGAGCCCACTCACACCGCCATCGCCGCCGCTGCCGACCAGGTGACCTTTGAACCCGACACGGAGCAGACCATCAACTCGGACACGCTGCACGCGCTGGTGGAGCAGCTGCGGCCCCCGCCCTCCCCGGCCCAGAGCCTGGAGCAGATCGTCATCATCAGGACGGTGGACAACGGCGAGCCCAACGCTCCccagcagtgaggcgggggggagACGGCGCCCGGCGGTCGGAGAGCTCCTTCTGCTTTTAGTACAATTCCACATTCGGTCTGCTGGTCGACGCAAACAAACCTCCGGGTTGGACTAACTCACTTGGtgaatgaggggggggaggagggggggggggggggagggtttccACCGAATTCGTCCGCAatcaacttcctgtttcagcTTTGACCAATCCAACTCTCCGTAGTTGCGTTGAGGGAGGAGCTCCAACGCTTCAGGTGCTCTCAACGTCTCCCCCAAACAAACAAGCTGCTGGTTTGTTTACAGGAGTTGCTGTAGGtcgtagagggggggggacagggggggggcacacaacaCATTTAACCCTTCACGTTTACTTCCTGGCTCCCGTCACGATGCTTTCTGACGGCACATGaactctgagggggggggggggggggtgcttgtaTTTAGTGACTCATCCCTTTATTGTTGTAATCTGCTCGTATTGATCctgatcagggggggggggttaattgtCGCTGCCCTTTGATCACCGGATGAAGCCGACTTAAACTAACTTACCAAAAACCTAGTTGCTAACGCGCCGTCTGATTGGATGagtgttatattatattataatatttcagCCGCTCACGATGTTGTCGTGGTTACGTAGTTGATTTTATTTGTCATAAAGTGTGATGgtgattattatcatcatcgCTCTGTTTATGCAaacaacctttttgtttttagtgttaaatgttttttttgtttttttttggaagcgGATTTGAAGGATTGAGTTTTATTTCTATCCACTTTAaccgtttttatttttgtgtttgtcttcatttaTATGAATTTATATATTATGAATAAAGTCTGATTTACTGGTAGAGAAGTGAATCCCATCGACGAGTGAACTGCAGGAAGCAAGTAAACGGAAAGGGAAAATAAACCATGACTCATCACATTCATTTCTgtctctgctttttttattttatttggtttaaaCTTGATTCTTCAAGGTGTTTCTAGACGTTTAATCAATAACAaagaatatttaatttgaagTACAAACAGTTTTACAACAAATGGTTTGACACTGAAACTAAGacaatatatgtatttaaataacatttatttatagaaTCACGTTTTTACATCCAATCTAAAGATATACAACATATTTGTGAATATTGTACACGTTGAGGTTTCTCTGAAATGTTGAAGCTTCAACTTTCAAACCAACACTTTTCTGGATTTACAGCCGCACGCAGACGACAAACTACATGTTCAATAAGCTTTCATTGGGGGGCCTTTCcagcgccccctgtggactaaAGTGGTAGTTCTCTGAGGACCGGGTCCCTAGAAAATACCTCGTTCTACCCCAGCAGGGTCCCGCTCAGTCCTGGTCCTCCTGGCCCCCCTTCTCTCCAGACGGTCCAGCTCTACGCCCCGGGTCTCCAGAGAGGAGGGGGCCAATCTGAGACCGGTTCAAAGAGGACCAGGACTACACCGAGACCATGGTTAACAAAGAGGACCAGGACTACACAGAGACCCTGGTTGTGTCTTCTGATCCTGACGAGGCGTCGTGTGAGACAACGAGTCAATGATCTCAGAGACGTTTCACATAATAAAACGTATCTGTAATCATAAAACGGTTTGCATTATTTGTCGTGTCTCTTAATCGTTGAAAAGGCAAATGTGAAAGGACGTGAACCGCCGAGTGAGACCAGAGGGACAGGGACTGTCCTCCAGAGACTGTCTTTACGACCAATGGGGCTGATTATGTGTCTCAAAtgtctgtctctcctcccgTCGTTCCACTTGTCCTTCATTTCACTCACCCTGTCCATCTCTGTCCCCCTCTCACCCCATGTGTGTCCATTTGTCCCTGTCTCTGTACAGATGTCCACGCAGATggacatctgcccccccccccataaacacagagcccccccacacatTCATTATGGGCTGCAGCTGGCTCGAGCTCTGCAGATGAAACGGCAACCACTGGAATCTCATCAGCCGCAGCAAGCTAGAGAAAACAAGGGGGGGTTACCGGAAGTCAGAGGACTTACCCTtcagaataaacaaaacaaaaattaaatgaaaaatgtacttttcttcATTTCTAATCCTTATATTTGCTCGTTTATCTTATGGTTAGcagatattaaaataaacatacgCCCCTCCCCCAGGACAGCTGGACACTCAACGATTTGATTTATTCTTATATTAGTAAACACACAATGTGCGACATTATGTCAACATCGAGCAGTCCTCATCTCTCTTAATATCCTGATCAATGCAACTTTTACATTTAGCTTCTATTAAgttctggtgtttatttttttgaataaacttttttattttatattctgtgTGTTATATTCAATagttatttaatatattaatttaatatttttaatattttcgtACCTCTTGGTATAAATCATCTCTAATGACACAATGAAGTATCAGGGCCAACGCCTCATGACAATGTTTGATCATGTGGAGGCGAGAAAAAGGAGACTCAAAATCTTTGCATCCTCTTTAACCAAAATAAAgtttaattgttaaaaaaatgttttttttcaaaggcaaatcaaatgacaaatgatgatatattaaataaagttgtatttactttatagtttaaaaaatgattacTAAGCTTTGGTCTTAGTTTAATAAGAGTACGATAATAATgctgaattattcattattatcattacattATTAGATTAATAATTCTTAGTTGAATAGAATTCATATCATTAGTATTAGTATAATCATTACTAAATTATTGtcaacattattatttactGAAATCCCAgcgttttactttgaaagcGCCCTGACAGGAAGCGGCTCCGCTGCTGATTGTCGGGACTTGACGCACGTGGGGGACGTCCTGGCGTCCCGCAGCTCCTCCGGTCACTCAGATCAGCAGCTGCTGTCGCTTCAGTTCACGCGAGCAGGTAAGAAACAACCCGAACACGTCACGTCGCGGTCTGCCGTGCTGCGCGTGGCTGCGCGTGCGCGTGTTTCTGGGGCACTCAACCATCTGGGTGCTTGGTGAAGTTGGCTCGTGCCGTGGCTATTAGTCCGCGCGTAAAGTCCGCGCGCGTAATGAGCGCAGTGTCCGTGTCCGTGTCTCCGCGgcggtgtctctgtctcttttgtattttttaaagcatCCGCCGCGGCGTCGCATTCCGGCGCCGCGCGTGGTGTAGACTCGCAGATCCGGGGGGAGGCCAAACCCTGGTCTGGGGGCGGGTTCGCGGCCGCAGGACCGGAACGGGTCGTACCTGTACCTGTTTCCCCTTAAATCCTCTCGTCGatacaaagccccccccccatcagacccccccccccccctccatcctcaaATGACCCCGCGGGACCATCACGCAGTTTAAATCCTCTTCTCAGACCAACATCAGAAGTCGTGCATCATAAAACCTCCTGTTTGTGGTTGAAATGTTTCCTCCGGACACGTTGTTGAGTCCAGAGATTCTTCAGGTGCATTATGGGATGTGGACGGTTTAACCCGACCTTTCACAACtcatttaatgtatttgttGGGCCTTTTCTACACTTTTATGTCACTTTCTTCTTGTAAATCACACAGCCGTCACcagaatttttttaattctgtaatctatttatttatttatgtaatctATTACTAATTACTAATTCTGAGTCACTTAAGGATATAAAGTGGTGAAGGAGGTCGACGGTTTTGTGTTTATCTTGTGGGTGTTTTTTATCGTCTGAAGGATCACTTTATCACAAATATCTCGCTAATACTCACGTGAGCGTTTTCACATCCGGTTCtgtcgttgccatggagacgctTTGCATTCGGCGGGTATTTGTGAATCTTTGGAGATGTTTGGAGATGTTGCTGCAGTGTGTCGGAGAGACTAAACTATTCTTTATGTTCGTACTCATGACCCAGCAGATGAGATTAGTCCTGACACAACGTGTCAGGtgacttgtttctctttttattacattataagcAGTTTGTGTGTACACAAGGAGGTTTGTTACTCTTAAACCAAGCGAGTTAAAGTTGGAGAATCCGAGCGATGACTCAGCGGATTGTGACGCTCAGGAATGGAGCTTTTCTCGTTTTCTCGCTGCGTTCCACAATTAATGACAGTCAGGAGCGTTGCAGAGTGGGAGGAGAGTTCCTCTCCCCCGCCGCGTTTTCGGGTTAAAAAATTGTGTTcattgtaaacattgaacctTTATCACCTTTTCAGGTATTAAACTTGACCTCCCCATCCAGTAGTGACATGACGATCCTTTGGACGTCTCTTTTAGCTCCGCCTTTGGTCTCCTCCGCCCCCCGAAGGCTCTCTGAGCGAGCCGCTCTGCTTCTGAGCCGGAACCTCGCTTTGAAGGAGCAGAAAGTAACGCTCACTGTGTAAAAACCCTTGTGACCGATCTGATGCGTACGTAACCGTGACGTCTGCCAGGGATGACCTTCGCCCCGGGAGGCCGCTGTCCAGGTCATTGCTGCCCAATCGTCAAAGTTGACGTGAATGAAGTTACTAAATGTTTTAAGCaggtttcacccccccccaaagtgtCATCTATAACAGCTGCAAGCAGTGTGGATGGATTTCTGACCGGTCCtacaggggtcaggggtcaggggatGACGCGATGCAAACAAAAGACCCGCTAGACGTGTTTGCTGCAGAGCgatcagacacacaaacttCTCTCAACATGCCTAAACGACCACAAACCACAGCGCTTTTAATCCTTCCTGCATTGCACCATGGGAGTCGTAGTTTGGTTCGTCCTCTCGCAGGAA
This region includes:
- the mynn gene encoding myoneurin, which codes for MAQVTSHGKLLLQRLHQQREMDFLCDITIMVRDVEFRAHRNILAAFSKYFSTQAERGQEVTTLDPEKVSRYALEKLLEFIYTGQMNLSSTRQAAVRRAALFLGISEATRYLVETPHWSESQSEADKEAGLSPASPASPGSPCSPLPLSIVSVVVGCQEEGAPGGEQQKEEEEEVEEEAAAEEAATAYADIVDGEKSGEEYTPVAAKSVGRGTGRKRGRPKRVSSEFVEPSGSADATPKPQSNRGRGRGRGRGRGRGRGRGRGAVKTQDLYLEDSDGSVKDFGDFSEDWSPSQEDDDDDFLAKKPRLSYREGGRGRGRGRGRGRGRGRGRGRRKMVEEEGEEEEESGGAGTDDDYVVGEEMDDGEIGEQEMDELSLSCTECNKLFKDVSSLRRHEKIHKGLKPFVCIFCSKNFRQATQLKTHLRIHTGEKPFNCSECDKCFAQKCQLVAHRRMHHGEEKPYTCERCGFKFATSSNYKIHIRLHSGEKPYVCDICGQAFAQSSTLTYHKRRHTGEKPYQCDLCGMSFSVSSSLIAHARKHTGETPYKCAQCNGSFVTSSELKKHMRRLHPEGNNGVQCLLCGNRFASVKNMIKHQEKAHADEVRQHKERARAVVLLASSHPVAFVQSKLAQENKVMASIPEGGEPTNPDPTTPKAPPPTSAAATATMIQDFKAEPTHTAIAAAADQVTFEPDTEQTINSDTLHALVEQLRPPPSPAQSLEQIVIIRTVDNGEPNAPQQ